The proteins below are encoded in one region of Rhododendron vialii isolate Sample 1 chromosome 7a, ASM3025357v1:
- the LOC131333798 gene encoding probable LRR receptor-like serine/threonine-protein kinase At3g47570: MFLRPGIAMSVLCFILTIFTLAMSSTTALPMSNETDRQALLAIKDLVQGDASPVFRSWNHSIHFCKWEGVTCGRKHQRVTILDLSSRGLVGSLSPQAGNLTFLRTIDLGNNNFHGTIPNEIGRLFRLQRVILWSNSFEGKLPTNITGWSNIEEINLFNNRLGGEMPVAVSSLSSLTRLGLGRNNFRGSVPASFGNLSELSALSLLENKLIGSIPFELGRLFKLRFLRLSSNNLTGMVPTQLYNISSLRVVGLTANQLHGSLAPDFDFALPNLQEFFIGGNHFFGPIPSSIGNSSRLLGFEITYNAINGPTPKSLGNLNDLEIFGASANSLGTNSGNELHNIINTLSNCSNLRELGLGANNFIGLLPHSIANLSKFLIDLDLRENYISGNIPIGIENLLNLQLFSVGDNMFSGSIPESIGKLSKLEEIYMNTNKLSGQIPSSIGNLSQLSILALYDNKLEERIPDSLGNCKRLLAIDLDSNKLTGMIPAPIFELSSLSIGLFLDRNQLTGPIPKQIGNLRNLGMLNLSENKLSGGIPETLSNFQVLEFLSLAGNHFEGTIPESLNQLKGIQFLDLSSNNLSGQIPKFLGELNLLQSLNLSYNMFEGGVPIDGLFKNISAFSVVGNSKLCGGVEELRLPACPTEVLQKRNGLLKNKVIIPVITMSFIVVILSCVATIIFRIRRSRREISMALPFQREYPKLSYAELHQATNGFSSDNLIGEGKYGSVFKGILDSTGQTIAVKVLKLQERGGNRSFQAECEALKNIRHRNLVKIVTSCSSIDFKRNDFKALVFEFMENRSLDNWLYPECLHEQQGTVSLNLIQRLNIAIDVGSALDYLHYNCEVAIIHRDLKPSNVLLDADFCAHVSDFGLAKILLPTACRSNNQQQSSSTGIGGTIGYVAPEYGMGEEISTQGDMYSYGVLLLEIFIGKSPTDCMFHDTLSLSGYKKRFLPDKVLEIVDPQIILEEERQPSRTRQTITPSTNKLEVCLVSVLQIGVSCCAALPNERMNARDVLAELHKIRNVFLGAREQRRQHG, encoded by the exons ATGTTTCTAAGACCAGGAATTGCAATGTCCGTCCTCTGTTTTATTTTAACAATTTTCACCTTGGCCATGAGCAGCACCACTGCTCTCCCCATGTCAAATGAGACAGACCGTCAAGCTTTGCTTGCTATCAAGGATTTGGTGCAAGGCGATGCTTCTCCGGTATTTCGCTCCTGGAATCATTCCATCCACTTCTGCAAGTGGGAAGGAGTTACATGCGGTCGTAAGCATCAACGCGTGACCATTCTAGACTTATCATCCCGAGGGTTGGTGGGTTCTCTATCCCCTCAAGCAGGGAACCTTACCTTCCTCAGGACAATTGATCTCGGCAACAACAACTTCCATGGAACCATCCCGAATGAAATTGGAAGGTTGTTTCGACTTCAACGTGTTATTCTTTGGAGTAATTCCTTTGAAGGCAAGCTACCTACCAATATCACTGGTTGGTCGAACATTGAAGAAATAAACCTATTTAATAACAGACTAGGAGGCGAAATGCCTGTCGCAGTGAGCTCTCTGTCTAGTCTCACACGACTGGGTCTTGGTCGAAATAATTTCAGAGGATCGGTACCAGCCTCGTTTGGAAATCTTTCTGAGCTGTCTGCGCTCTCTTTGTTGGAGAACAAGCTAATCGGAAGCATTCCTTTCGAACTTGGACGACTTTTCAAATTACGTTTTCTTCGGCTATCTTCGAACAACTTGACTGGTATGGTTCCTACCCAACTTTACAACATCTCGTCACTCAGAGTTGTTGGTCTAACCGCGAACCAATTGCATGGAAGCCTCGCCCCAGATTTCGATTTTGCTCTTCCAAATCTACAAGAATTTTTTATCGGGGGTAACCATTTCTTTGGGCCTATTCCTTCATCGATAGGCAATTCTTCTAGACTTTTGGGATTCGAAATTACATACAATGCAATTAACGGGCCCACaccaaaaagtctaggaaacCTTAATGATCTTGAAATATTTGGGGCATCTGCCAATTCACTTGGAACTAATAGCGGGAATGAATTGCATAACATTATTAATACGTTGTCCAACTGTTCCAATCTACGAGAGTTGGGTTTAGGTGCAAATAACTTTATTGGTTTGTTGCCCCATTCCATCGCAAATCTCTCAAAATTTTTGATTGATTTGGATCTTCGAGAAAACTATATATCTGGAAACATACCTATTGGGATTGAAAACCTTCTGAACTTACAGCTTTTCTCGGTAGGTGATAACATGTTTAGCGGCAGTATTCCTGAATCCATTGGTAAACTCTCCAAGTTGGAAGAAATTTACATGAACACAAATAAGCTCTCAGGACAAATCCCATCCTCCATTGGAAACCTCAGCCAGCTAAGCATCCTTGCCCTCTATGACAATAAGCTAGAGGAAAGGATACCTGATTCCTTGGGAAATTGTAAACGTCTTCTAGCAATTGATCTCGATTCTAATAAACTCACCGGAATGATACCTGCCCCAATCTTCGAACTTTCATCCCTATCTATTGGTCTCTTCCTAGATCGTAATCAGTTAACAGGACCGATACCAAAGCAAATCGGTAACTTGAGAAATCTTGGAATGTTGAACTTAtcagaaaataaattatcaGGAGGAATCCCAGAAACTCTTAGCAATTTCCAAGTGCTGGAATTCCTTTCTCTCGCAGGAAATCATTTTGAAGGTACTATTCCCGAATCCCTCAATCAACTGAAAGGTATTCAATTCCTAGATCTGTCTAGCAATAACTTGTCCGGACAAATTCCCAAGTTCTTAGGAGAGTTGAATTTACTTCAAAGTCTCAACCTCTCATACAATATGTTCGAAGGTGGAGTTCCAATTGACGGATTGTTCAAGAATATTAGTGCTTTTTCAGTTGTCGGAAATAGCAAGTTATGCGGAGGGGTTGAAGAACTGCGACTTCCAGCATGTCCAACAGAAGTATTGCAAAAAAGGAATGGACTGCTCAAGAATAAAGTGATAATACCGGTAATCACTATGTCCTTTATTGTTGTCATCCTTTCCTGTGTCGCAACAATAATTTTTCGAATCAGAAGGTCAAGACGAGAAATTTCTATGGCCTTACCTTTCCAAAGGGAGTACCCGAAACTCTCTTATGCAGAACTTCACCAAGCAACAAATGGATTCTCTTCTGACAACTTGATAGGTGAGGGAAAATATGGTTCTGTTTTCAAAGGGATTCTTGACTCTACTGGACAAACAATCGCTGTGAAGgtattgaaacttcaagaacgtgGAGGGAATAGGAGTTTCCAAGCAGAATGTGAAGCACTCAAGAACATTCGCCATCGCAATCTCGTCAAGATAGTCACATCTTGCTCAAGCATCGATTTTAAGCGCAATGATTTCAAGGCTTTAGTTTTCGAGTTCATGGAAAACAGGAGCTTAGATAACTGGTTATACCCAGAATGTCTTCATGAGCAACAGGGAACTGTGAGCTTGAACCTCATTCAACGTTTAAACATTGCCATTGACGTTGGGTCTGCATTGGATTATCTTCACTATAATTGCGAAGTAGCTATCATTCACCGCGACTTAAAGCCAAGCAACGTTCTTCTTGATGCTGATTTTTGTGCCCATGTGAGTGACTTTGGTCTTGCAAAGATTCTTTTACCAACCGCATGTAGATCAAACAATCAacaacaatcaagttcaactgGCATTGGAGGAACAATTGGATATGTTGCTCCAG AATATGGTATGGGCGAAGAGATATCAACACAAGGTGATATGTATAGCTATGGAGTGTTACTACTAGAAATATTCATTGGAAAAAGTCCAACTGATTGCATGTTCCATGACACTCTTAGCCTCTCTGGTTACAAAAAAAGGTTTCTTCCAGACAAGGTATTAGAGATTGTCGATCCGCAGATCATATTGGAAGAAGAAAGGCAACCAAGTAGGACTAGGCAAACTATCACACCAAGCACTAATAAACTTGAAGTTTGCCTTGTCTCAGTCCTTCAAATTGGTGTTTCATGTTGTGCTGCCCTGCCCAATGAGAGAATGAATGCTAGAGACGTCCTTGCAGAATTGCACAAGATTAGAAATGTATTTCTCGGGGCAAGGGAACAAAGGAGGCAACATGGTTAG